A genomic segment from Bubalus kerabau isolate K-KA32 ecotype Philippines breed swamp buffalo chromosome 14, PCC_UOA_SB_1v2, whole genome shotgun sequence encodes:
- the SLC39A4 gene encoding zinc transporter ZIP4 isoform X3: MALLGLPGLGPLLAVLAALAASGTTTHPAHLLTLLSSGQGALDRVALGGLLNTLAARVHCADGPCGKACVDLPQLLGEAAGVGAPGSPGPVLAALLDHVWSGACFHALPTPQYFVDFVFRQHSSENPNITLDELAALMERLGLGGATEPHDSHSDHSPLGKGQGPVPLAAPNSSASVWDTLCLSAQDIMAVYGMSEQAGVTPDDWARLSPALLQQQLSGACSPQPTLPTQDQLSQAERYLYGSLATLLICLCSLLGLLLLSCASCSTTSHYVIQAFLSMAVGALTGDALLHLMPKVLGLHAHDGEDHGFQPTWHLLAVLGGLYAFFLFESLFNLLLPLDPEDPKDGACNHGHSHGGHSHGVSLQLAPSDLRQPKQLHEGSRADLVAEESPELLSPEPRRLSPGLRLLPYVITLGDAVHNFADGLAVGAAFLSSWKSGLATSLAVFCHEVPHELGDFAALLHAGLSVRRALLLNVASALTAFIGLYVALAAGVGEDGETWILAVAAGLFLYVALCDMLPAMLNVRDRRPWLLFLLHNVGLLGGWTVLLLLSLYEDNIAF; encoded by the exons ATGGCGCTCCTGGGCCTGCCCGGACTGGGGCCGCTGCTGGCTGTGCTGGCCGCGCTAGCGGCGTCGGGGACGACGACCCATCCTGCTCATCTGCTGACCCTGCTGTCCTCGGGCCAGGGCGCTCTGGACCGCGTGGCGCTGGGCGGCCTGTTAAATACACTGGCGGCCCGTGTGCACTGTGCCGACGGGCCGTGTGGAAAG GCCTGTGTGGACCTGCCTCAGCTGCTGGGGGAGGCGGCAGGAGTGGGGGCTCCCGGCAGCCCCGGCCCGGTGCTGGCTGCCCTGCTGGACCATGTCTGGAGCGGCGCCTGCTTCCACGCCCTGCCGACCCCCCAGTATTTCGTAGACTTCGTGTTCCGGCAGCACAGCAGCGAGAACCCCAACATCACCCTGGACG AGCTGGCAGCCTTGATGGAGCGCCTGGGGCTGGGCGGAGCGACGGAGCCCCACGACAGCCACAGTGACCACAGTCCTCTGGGAAAGGGCCAGGGCCCCGTGCCCCTTGCCGCCCCCAACAGCAGCGCCAGCGTGTGGGACACG ctgtgCCTGAGTGCTCAAGACATCATGGCTGTGTACGGAATGTCTGAGCAGGCCGGGGTGACGCCGGACGACTGGGCCCGACTGAGCCCCGCTCTGCTCCAGCAGCAACTGAGCGGGGCCTGCAGCCCTCAGCCCACGCTCCCCACCCAGGATCAGCTCAGCCAGGCTGAGA GGTACCTGTACGGCTCCCTGGCCACGCTGCTGATCTGCCTGTGCTCCCTCCTCGGGCTCCTGCTCCTCAGCTGTGCCAGCTGCAGCACCACCTCCCACTACGTCATCCAGGCCTTCCTGAGCATGGCTGTGGGCGCGCTCACTGGCGACGCCCTCCTGCACTTGATGCCTAAG gtGCTGGGGCTGCACGCCCATGACGGGGAGGACCATGGCTTCCAGCCCACCTGGCACCTCCTAGCTGTGCTGGGCGGGCTCTATGCCTTCTTCCTTTTCGAGAGCCTCTTCAACCTCTTGCTGCCCCTGGACCCCGAG GACCCAAAGGATGGGGCCTGCAACCATGGCCACAGTCACGGCGGCCACAGCCATGGCGTGTCCCTGCAGCTGGCACCCAGCGACCTCCGGCAGCCCAAGCAGCTCCATGAGGGCTCTCGCGCAGACCTG GTGGCGGAGGAGAGCCCCGAGCTGCTGAGCCCGGAGCCCCGGAGACTGAGCccag GGCTGAGACTGCTGCCCTACGTGATCACTTTGGGCGACGCCGTGCACAACTTCGCCGACGGGTTGGCCGTGGGCGCCGCCTTTCTGTCCTCCTGGAAGTCGGGGCTGGCCACCTCGCTGGCCGTGTTCTGCCACGAGGTGCCGCACGAGCTGG GGGACTTCGCGGCCCTGCTGCACGCGGGGCTGTCGGTGCGCCGCGCGCTGCTCCTGAACGTGGCCTCGGCGCTCACGGCCTTCATCGGCCTCTACGTTGCGCTCGCGGCCGGCGTAGGCGAAGACGGCGAGACATGGATCCTGGCGGTGGCCGCCGGCCTCTTCCTCTACGTGGCGCTCTGCGACATG CTCCCGGCCATGCTGAACGTCCGCGACCGGCGGCCCTGGCTCCTCTTCCTGCTCCACAACGTTGGCCTGCTGGGCGGCTGGAccgtcctgctgctgctgtcgctgtATGAGGATAACATCGCCTTCTGA
- the SLC39A4 gene encoding zinc transporter ZIP4 isoform X2, with the protein MALLGLPGLGPLLAVLAALAASGTTTHPAHLLTLLSSGQGALDRVALGGLLNTLAARVHCADGPCGKCLSVDDALALGRPEQPGAPSGPALEPRHIARLSAAAALYLSDPVGTCAEVRAGRWAARADQLLVLLESPQALSLALTRLLQQIQARAAGQPASQQACVDLPQLLGEAAGVGAPGSPGPVLAALLDHVWSGACFHALPTPQYFVDFVFRQHSSENPNITLDELAALMERLGLGGATEPHDSHSDHSPLGKGQGPVPLAAPNSSASVWDTLCLSAQDIMAVYGMSEQAGVTPDDWARLSPALLQQQLSGACSPQPTLPTQDQLSQAERYLYGSLATLLICLCSLLGLLLLSCASCSTTSHYVIQAFLSMAVGALTGDALLHLMPKVLGLHAHDGEDHGFQPTWHLLAVLGGLYAFFLFESLFNLLLPLDPEDPKDGACNHGHSHGGHSHGVSLQLAPSDLRQPKQLHEGSRADLVAEESPELLSPEPRRLSPGDFAALLHAGLSVRRALLLNVASALTAFIGLYVALAAGVGEDGETWILAVAAGLFLYVALCDMLPAMLNVRDRRPWLLFLLHNVGLLGGWTVLLLLSLYEDNIAF; encoded by the exons ATGGCGCTCCTGGGCCTGCCCGGACTGGGGCCGCTGCTGGCTGTGCTGGCCGCGCTAGCGGCGTCGGGGACGACGACCCATCCTGCTCATCTGCTGACCCTGCTGTCCTCGGGCCAGGGCGCTCTGGACCGCGTGGCGCTGGGCGGCCTGTTAAATACACTGGCGGCCCGTGTGCACTGTGCCGACGGGCCGTGTGGAAAG TGCCTGTCTGTGGATGACGCCCTGGCTCTGGGCAGACCTGAGCAGCCCGGGGCCCCCTCGGGCCCGGCCCTGGAGCCCAGGCACATCGCCCGCCTCAGTGCCGCCGCCGCCCTCTACCTCAGCGACCCAGTGGGCACCTGCGCCGAGGTCCGGGCTGGCCGCTGGGCTGCCCGCGCCGACCAGCTCCTGGTCCTGCTCGAGAGCCCTCAGGCCCTGAGCCTGGCCCTGACCAGGCTGCTGCAGCAAATCCAGGCCCGCGCCGCTGGCCAGCCCGCTTCTCAGCAG GCCTGTGTGGACCTGCCTCAGCTGCTGGGGGAGGCGGCAGGAGTGGGGGCTCCCGGCAGCCCCGGCCCGGTGCTGGCTGCCCTGCTGGACCATGTCTGGAGCGGCGCCTGCTTCCACGCCCTGCCGACCCCCCAGTATTTCGTAGACTTCGTGTTCCGGCAGCACAGCAGCGAGAACCCCAACATCACCCTGGACG AGCTGGCAGCCTTGATGGAGCGCCTGGGGCTGGGCGGAGCGACGGAGCCCCACGACAGCCACAGTGACCACAGTCCTCTGGGAAAGGGCCAGGGCCCCGTGCCCCTTGCCGCCCCCAACAGCAGCGCCAGCGTGTGGGACACG ctgtgCCTGAGTGCTCAAGACATCATGGCTGTGTACGGAATGTCTGAGCAGGCCGGGGTGACGCCGGACGACTGGGCCCGACTGAGCCCCGCTCTGCTCCAGCAGCAACTGAGCGGGGCCTGCAGCCCTCAGCCCACGCTCCCCACCCAGGATCAGCTCAGCCAGGCTGAGA GGTACCTGTACGGCTCCCTGGCCACGCTGCTGATCTGCCTGTGCTCCCTCCTCGGGCTCCTGCTCCTCAGCTGTGCCAGCTGCAGCACCACCTCCCACTACGTCATCCAGGCCTTCCTGAGCATGGCTGTGGGCGCGCTCACTGGCGACGCCCTCCTGCACTTGATGCCTAAG gtGCTGGGGCTGCACGCCCATGACGGGGAGGACCATGGCTTCCAGCCCACCTGGCACCTCCTAGCTGTGCTGGGCGGGCTCTATGCCTTCTTCCTTTTCGAGAGCCTCTTCAACCTCTTGCTGCCCCTGGACCCCGAG GACCCAAAGGATGGGGCCTGCAACCATGGCCACAGTCACGGCGGCCACAGCCATGGCGTGTCCCTGCAGCTGGCACCCAGCGACCTCCGGCAGCCCAAGCAGCTCCATGAGGGCTCTCGCGCAGACCTG GTGGCGGAGGAGAGCCCCGAGCTGCTGAGCCCGGAGCCCCGGAGACTGAGCccag GGGACTTCGCGGCCCTGCTGCACGCGGGGCTGTCGGTGCGCCGCGCGCTGCTCCTGAACGTGGCCTCGGCGCTCACGGCCTTCATCGGCCTCTACGTTGCGCTCGCGGCCGGCGTAGGCGAAGACGGCGAGACATGGATCCTGGCGGTGGCCGCCGGCCTCTTCCTCTACGTGGCGCTCTGCGACATG CTCCCGGCCATGCTGAACGTCCGCGACCGGCGGCCCTGGCTCCTCTTCCTGCTCCACAACGTTGGCCTGCTGGGCGGCTGGAccgtcctgctgctgctgtcgctgtATGAGGATAACATCGCCTTCTGA
- the SLC39A4 gene encoding zinc transporter ZIP4 isoform X1 → MALLGLPGLGPLLAVLAALAASGTTTHPAHLLTLLSSGQGALDRVALGGLLNTLAARVHCADGPCGKCLSVDDALALGRPEQPGAPSGPALEPRHIARLSAAAALYLSDPVGTCAEVRAGRWAARADQLLVLLESPQALSLALTRLLQQIQARAAGQPASQQACVDLPQLLGEAAGVGAPGSPGPVLAALLDHVWSGACFHALPTPQYFVDFVFRQHSSENPNITLDELAALMERLGLGGATEPHDSHSDHSPLGKGQGPVPLAAPNSSASVWDTLCLSAQDIMAVYGMSEQAGVTPDDWARLSPALLQQQLSGACSPQPTLPTQDQLSQAERYLYGSLATLLICLCSLLGLLLLSCASCSTTSHYVIQAFLSMAVGALTGDALLHLMPKVLGLHAHDGEDHGFQPTWHLLAVLGGLYAFFLFESLFNLLLPLDPEDPKDGACNHGHSHGGHSHGVSLQLAPSDLRQPKQLHEGSRADLVAEESPELLSPEPRRLSPGLRLLPYVITLGDAVHNFADGLAVGAAFLSSWKSGLATSLAVFCHEVPHELGDFAALLHAGLSVRRALLLNVASALTAFIGLYVALAAGVGEDGETWILAVAAGLFLYVALCDMLPAMLNVRDRRPWLLFLLHNVGLLGGWTVLLLLSLYEDNIAF, encoded by the exons ATGGCGCTCCTGGGCCTGCCCGGACTGGGGCCGCTGCTGGCTGTGCTGGCCGCGCTAGCGGCGTCGGGGACGACGACCCATCCTGCTCATCTGCTGACCCTGCTGTCCTCGGGCCAGGGCGCTCTGGACCGCGTGGCGCTGGGCGGCCTGTTAAATACACTGGCGGCCCGTGTGCACTGTGCCGACGGGCCGTGTGGAAAG TGCCTGTCTGTGGATGACGCCCTGGCTCTGGGCAGACCTGAGCAGCCCGGGGCCCCCTCGGGCCCGGCCCTGGAGCCCAGGCACATCGCCCGCCTCAGTGCCGCCGCCGCCCTCTACCTCAGCGACCCAGTGGGCACCTGCGCCGAGGTCCGGGCTGGCCGCTGGGCTGCCCGCGCCGACCAGCTCCTGGTCCTGCTCGAGAGCCCTCAGGCCCTGAGCCTGGCCCTGACCAGGCTGCTGCAGCAAATCCAGGCCCGCGCCGCTGGCCAGCCCGCTTCTCAGCAG GCCTGTGTGGACCTGCCTCAGCTGCTGGGGGAGGCGGCAGGAGTGGGGGCTCCCGGCAGCCCCGGCCCGGTGCTGGCTGCCCTGCTGGACCATGTCTGGAGCGGCGCCTGCTTCCACGCCCTGCCGACCCCCCAGTATTTCGTAGACTTCGTGTTCCGGCAGCACAGCAGCGAGAACCCCAACATCACCCTGGACG AGCTGGCAGCCTTGATGGAGCGCCTGGGGCTGGGCGGAGCGACGGAGCCCCACGACAGCCACAGTGACCACAGTCCTCTGGGAAAGGGCCAGGGCCCCGTGCCCCTTGCCGCCCCCAACAGCAGCGCCAGCGTGTGGGACACG ctgtgCCTGAGTGCTCAAGACATCATGGCTGTGTACGGAATGTCTGAGCAGGCCGGGGTGACGCCGGACGACTGGGCCCGACTGAGCCCCGCTCTGCTCCAGCAGCAACTGAGCGGGGCCTGCAGCCCTCAGCCCACGCTCCCCACCCAGGATCAGCTCAGCCAGGCTGAGA GGTACCTGTACGGCTCCCTGGCCACGCTGCTGATCTGCCTGTGCTCCCTCCTCGGGCTCCTGCTCCTCAGCTGTGCCAGCTGCAGCACCACCTCCCACTACGTCATCCAGGCCTTCCTGAGCATGGCTGTGGGCGCGCTCACTGGCGACGCCCTCCTGCACTTGATGCCTAAG gtGCTGGGGCTGCACGCCCATGACGGGGAGGACCATGGCTTCCAGCCCACCTGGCACCTCCTAGCTGTGCTGGGCGGGCTCTATGCCTTCTTCCTTTTCGAGAGCCTCTTCAACCTCTTGCTGCCCCTGGACCCCGAG GACCCAAAGGATGGGGCCTGCAACCATGGCCACAGTCACGGCGGCCACAGCCATGGCGTGTCCCTGCAGCTGGCACCCAGCGACCTCCGGCAGCCCAAGCAGCTCCATGAGGGCTCTCGCGCAGACCTG GTGGCGGAGGAGAGCCCCGAGCTGCTGAGCCCGGAGCCCCGGAGACTGAGCccag GGCTGAGACTGCTGCCCTACGTGATCACTTTGGGCGACGCCGTGCACAACTTCGCCGACGGGTTGGCCGTGGGCGCCGCCTTTCTGTCCTCCTGGAAGTCGGGGCTGGCCACCTCGCTGGCCGTGTTCTGCCACGAGGTGCCGCACGAGCTGG GGGACTTCGCGGCCCTGCTGCACGCGGGGCTGTCGGTGCGCCGCGCGCTGCTCCTGAACGTGGCCTCGGCGCTCACGGCCTTCATCGGCCTCTACGTTGCGCTCGCGGCCGGCGTAGGCGAAGACGGCGAGACATGGATCCTGGCGGTGGCCGCCGGCCTCTTCCTCTACGTGGCGCTCTGCGACATG CTCCCGGCCATGCTGAACGTCCGCGACCGGCGGCCCTGGCTCCTCTTCCTGCTCCACAACGTTGGCCTGCTGGGCGGCTGGAccgtcctgctgctgctgtcgctgtATGAGGATAACATCGCCTTCTGA
- the SLC39A4 gene encoding zinc transporter ZIP4 isoform X4, with product MALLGLPGLGPLLAVLAALAASGTTTHPAHLLTLLSSGQGALDRVALGGLLNTLAARVHCADGPCGKVLGLHAHDGEDHGFQPTWHLLAVLGGLYAFFLFESLFNLLLPLDPEDPKDGACNHGHSHGGHSHGVSLQLAPSDLRQPKQLHEGSRADLVAEESPELLSPEPRRLSPGLRLLPYVITLGDAVHNFADGLAVGAAFLSSWKSGLATSLAVFCHEVPHELGDFAALLHAGLSVRRALLLNVASALTAFIGLYVALAAGVGEDGETWILAVAAGLFLYVALCDMLPAMLNVRDRRPWLLFLLHNVGLLGGWTVLLLLSLYEDNIAF from the exons ATGGCGCTCCTGGGCCTGCCCGGACTGGGGCCGCTGCTGGCTGTGCTGGCCGCGCTAGCGGCGTCGGGGACGACGACCCATCCTGCTCATCTGCTGACCCTGCTGTCCTCGGGCCAGGGCGCTCTGGACCGCGTGGCGCTGGGCGGCCTGTTAAATACACTGGCGGCCCGTGTGCACTGTGCCGACGGGCCGTGTGGAAAG gtGCTGGGGCTGCACGCCCATGACGGGGAGGACCATGGCTTCCAGCCCACCTGGCACCTCCTAGCTGTGCTGGGCGGGCTCTATGCCTTCTTCCTTTTCGAGAGCCTCTTCAACCTCTTGCTGCCCCTGGACCCCGAG GACCCAAAGGATGGGGCCTGCAACCATGGCCACAGTCACGGCGGCCACAGCCATGGCGTGTCCCTGCAGCTGGCACCCAGCGACCTCCGGCAGCCCAAGCAGCTCCATGAGGGCTCTCGCGCAGACCTG GTGGCGGAGGAGAGCCCCGAGCTGCTGAGCCCGGAGCCCCGGAGACTGAGCccag GGCTGAGACTGCTGCCCTACGTGATCACTTTGGGCGACGCCGTGCACAACTTCGCCGACGGGTTGGCCGTGGGCGCCGCCTTTCTGTCCTCCTGGAAGTCGGGGCTGGCCACCTCGCTGGCCGTGTTCTGCCACGAGGTGCCGCACGAGCTGG GGGACTTCGCGGCCCTGCTGCACGCGGGGCTGTCGGTGCGCCGCGCGCTGCTCCTGAACGTGGCCTCGGCGCTCACGGCCTTCATCGGCCTCTACGTTGCGCTCGCGGCCGGCGTAGGCGAAGACGGCGAGACATGGATCCTGGCGGTGGCCGCCGGCCTCTTCCTCTACGTGGCGCTCTGCGACATG CTCCCGGCCATGCTGAACGTCCGCGACCGGCGGCCCTGGCTCCTCTTCCTGCTCCACAACGTTGGCCTGCTGGGCGGCTGGAccgtcctgctgctgctgtcgctgtATGAGGATAACATCGCCTTCTGA